A stretch of the Diadema setosum chromosome 16, eeDiaSeto1, whole genome shotgun sequence genome encodes the following:
- the LOC140240321 gene encoding monocarboxylate transporter 7-like, protein MDFLTTLRTGAKAKRGWVVVIAASMLLTVSHGLLYSFGLLMESLMEEFGIGVSETGYVGTSSFGMAKVACLITSPLTTKIGYRLALCVGVTFCVAATITTSFADSISIIYFSYSCLYGVGCSFLVCCAINCPIGYFPDKHRSLAIGMVSAGFNIGVLIFNPVVYALINRFGWRGMMRVMSGIIAMVGYFCLPTFTPAQTEPCQHSRPAADGGEVGPNRKDIQLEREHQEATNGCDNVVPQRPEPRAGPYPVTNDSISSNKPESRKSRTLHLENETATENSVQQFYQNGSSEESHESSPHVGTSSVLADFDRTTKELNEGKGPSSADSLKGFADEQRPNTWLRGLEILRMPEMWLTQLGFVTAAVALSFAYFSTVNMTISSGFSKKTAALVMATMGLTEVFGKIALGVITDRLPIPKIFIVMAANCVGAILMFVMSQIPPSKPYIFFQAAVQGIFVLASIDSLSHSLGEQIFRDEYRLHFWAGMEVSLGVGGTLGAVFGRSVDKTGTYQMAYYGNVGVFLASTALFGLSLVYQRLFARDRFILFERVGRRYSTTDQRNVEKSLNQDRNDGLRADVSGLNSGGDTEECKDLSTKITSL, encoded by the exons ATGGATTTTCTGACCACCTTGAGGACTGGAGCCAAAGCCAAGCGGGGTTGGGTGGTGGTCATTGCGGCATCTATGCTCCTTACCGTCTCCCACGGCCTCCTATATTCCTTTGGCCTCCTCATGGAATCCCTAATGGAGGAATTCGGTATTGGGGTCAGCGAAACGG GCTATGTTGGAACATCTTCGTTTGGGATGGCTAAGGTGGCGTGTCTAATCACCTCACCGCTGACTACGAAAATAGGATACCGTCTGGCTCTCTGCGTGGGCGTCACCTTCTGCGTCGCTGCCACGATTACGACTTCATTCGCCGACAGCATCTCCATCATATACTTTTCCTATAGCTGTCTCTACGGAGTAGGATGTAGTTTTCTTGTATGCTGTGCTATCAACTGTCCAATTGGCTACTTCCCAGATAAGCATCGCTCATTGGCAATTGGGATGGTGTCAGCTGGATTCAATATAG GCGTCTTGATCTTCAACCCAGTCGTTTACGCCCTCATTAACCGGTTCGGCTGGCGCGGGATGATGAGGGTCATGTCGGGAATCATTGCCATGGTTGGATACTTCTGTTTACCCACGTTCACTCCTGCCCAGACTGAACCATGCCAACATTCCCGTCCTGCAGCAGATGGAGGTGAAGTTGGTCCAAACCGAAAAGACATACAATTAGAGCGAGAACACCAGGAGGCTACTAACGGCTGTGACAATGTAGTTCCACAGAGACCTGAGCCGAGGGCGGGACCATATCCCGTCACCAATGACAGCATTTCTAGCAACAAACCTGAAAGCCGTAAATCGAGGACGTTACATCTCGAAAATGAGACAGCCACAGAGAACTCGGTCCAGCAATTTTATCAAAATGGCAGTTCTGAAGAGAGCCATGAATCTAGCCCCCATGTGGGCACTAGCTCTGTCCTCGCAGATTTTGATCGTACCACGAAAGAACTAAACGAAGGTAAAGGACCTTCATCAGCTGACTCTTTGAAAGGTTTCGCTGATGAACAGAGACCGAACACTTGGCTCCGTGGTCTCGAGATCCTGAGAATGCCGGAAATGTGGCTGACGCAGCTGGGCTTCGTAACGGCGGCTGTAGCTCTGTCATTTGCATACTTCAGCACG GTCAACATGACGATTTCGTCTGGATTCTCCAAGAAGACGGCAGCTCTGGTCATGGCGACCATGGGCTTGACGGAGGTATTCGGGAAGATCGCACTGGGCGTGATCACCGATCGTCTGCCGATTCCAAAGATCTTTATCGTCATGGCGGCGAACTGCGTCGGCGCCATTCTCATGTTCGTGATGTCACAGATCCCGCCATCAAAgccgtacattttctttcaggCAGCAG TGCAGGGGATATTCGTACTAGCTTCTATCGATTCCCTATCGCATTCCCTTGGTGAGCAGATCTTCAGAGACGAGTATCGCCTCCATTTCTGGGCAGGGATGGAGGTATCCCTCGGTGTGGGTGGAACACTAGGAGCTGTATTCG GTCGGAGCGTAGATAAGACTGGCACCTACCAAATGGCGTATTACGGGAATGTGGGCGTCTTCCTTGCCTCCACGGCTCTTTTTGGCCTTTCCCTTGTGTACCAGAGACTCTTTGCCAGGGATCGATTCATCTTGTTCGAACGAGTTGGTCGCCGATATTCAACGACTGATCAGAGAAACGTTGAGAAATCTCTCAACCAAGATCGAAACGACGGTCTCCGTGCTGACGTGTCTGGATTAAACAGTGGCGGCGATACCGAGGAATGCAAAGACCTCTCAACAAAAATTACCAGCTTGTAG